A single Ptiloglossa arizonensis isolate GNS036 chromosome 2, iyPtiAriz1_principal, whole genome shotgun sequence DNA region contains:
- the Clc-a gene encoding chloride channel protein 2 isoform X3 — MASSGSEGSQDYGLGYQNTLMYGRYTKDLGEYAKEEARKLKYHEKVRRKYDKTRAEGLRKSRRGPLCKKLLALLAFAWKHTGARLGEDWVFLALLGVIMALISYAMDRGISMCNNARIWLYQDLTHHPALQYLAWVVLPVCLILFSAGFVHIVAPQSIGSGIPEMKTILRGVALKEYLTFRTLVAKVIGLTATLGSGLPLGKEGPFVHIASIVATLLSKLVTSFQGIYENESRNCEMLAAACAVGVAACFAAPIGGVLFSIEVTTVYFAVRNYWRGFFAAVCGATMFRLLAIWFQREETITAMFATNFTMDFPFDPQELFVFALIGVGSGLGGAFYVWLHRQYVIFMRKNKSMNSFLQKNRFLYPGIVSLLVSSVSFPLGLGQFMAGDLNTHDQVYGLFTNFTWTKQELGVEEMNTVKHWSTAYTDVFTGLLGFVAFTFIFSIISSTVPVPSGIFIPVFKIGAALGRAVGEAMALWFPNGVRYGGIITPIVPGGYATVGAAAFSGAVTHTISVSVIVFEMTGQITHIVPIMIAVLISNAIAALLQPSIYDSIILIKKLPYLPDLLPSSSGMYNVYVEDFMVRDVKYIWHGITYQRLKEILKENRKLRGFPLVDNPDSMILLGSIQRLELIKLIEKHIGRERRLQVAQKWHKEAEERAREEMERQLRDQERTRRPSRFEVIPAPDILKMQRQSVNDLTMSPNNGTGPDHHTYHSPVFGSQPKKSILKKTNSFTLKGFSPLVSPIVTPYTTVTGAESRIRLAFEAIFRKSATLQDVDPDPELGSGSSARRDSQDGMNVPPHTPMLAPSPATSKKVQLPRERVIDMSAEDQKRWEESEMALEVDFSRCHIDPAPFQLVERTSLLKVHSLFSMVGVNHAYVTAIGRLVGVVALKELRKAIEDANAGILPMHQESHIGLSSSSLTKSETDTESKNASTMNSIASVECEKVEKV; from the exons ATGTATGGTCGCTACACGAAGGATCTGGGTGAGTACGCAAAGGAAGAGGCACGGAAGCTCAAGTACCACGAGAAAGTGCGACGGAAGTATGACAAGACCAGGGCCGAGGGTCTCCGGAAGTCGAGGAGGGGACCACTGTGCAAGAAGTTGCTCGCGTTGCTGGCCTTCGCTTGGAAACACACCGGAGCAAGACTGGGCGAGGATTGGGTCTTCCTGGCGCTGCTGGGTGTCATCATGGCGCTGATCAGTTACGCCATGGACCGTGGAATATCCATGTGCAACAACG CCAGGATATGGCTGTATCAGGACCTCACGCATCATCCTGCGCTTCAGTACCTGGCCTGGGTGGTGCTACCAGTCTGCCTGATCCTCTTCAGCGCCGGTTTCGTGCACATCGTTGCGCCCCAGAGCATCGGGTCCGGCATTCCGGAAATGAAGACCATCCTGCGCGGTGTAGCACTGAAGGAGTACCTAACTTTCCGCACTCTGGTCGCCAAG GTGATAGGTCTGACCGCGACTCTGGGCTCAGGATTGCCATTGGGCAAGGAAGGTCCCTTCGTCCATATCGCCAGTATAGTGGCCACACTGCTCTCAAAATTGGTCACCAGCTTTCAAGGGATCTACGAGAACGAGAGTAGAAACTGTGAGATGCTGGCCGCTGCCTGCGCGGTAGGTGTGGCCGCATGTTTCGCTGCACCTATCGGTGGTGTCCTCTTCAGCATCGAAGTCACCACGGTGTACTTTGCCGTACGTAATTACTGGCGAGGATTCTTCGCGGCTGTCTGCGGCGCCACGATGTTCCGTTTGCTGGCCATCTGGTTCCAAAGGGAGGAGACGATCACCGCGATGTTCGCGACCAATTTCACCATGGACTTCCCATTCGATCCACAAGAGTTGTTCGTGTTCGCTCTGATCGGCGTTGGCAGCGGTCTCGGTGGTGCTTTCTATGTCTGGTTGCACAGACAGTACGTCATTTTTATGAGGAAGAACAAGAGCATGAACAGCTTTTTGCAGAAGAA TCGTTTTTTATACCCTGGCATCGTTTCCCTGCTGGTGTCATCCGTGTCGTTTCCCTTGGGGTTGGGCCAGTTCATGGCTGGTGACCTCAACACACACGATCAAGTGTACGGTTTGTTTACCAACTTCACCTGGACCAAACAAGAGCTCGGTGTCGAAGAGATGAACACGGTTAAACACTGGTCGACCGCGTACACCGACGTGTTCACAGGACTCCTTGGTTTCGTCGCGTTCACG TTCATCTTTTCCATTATAAGCTCGACCGTTCCCGTGCCATCGGGAATCTTCATCCCTGTGTTCAAGATCGGTGCTGCCCTGGGCAGAGCTGTAGGCGAAGCTATGGCCCTGTGGTTCCCGAACGGTGTTCGTTATGGCGGCATCATAACCCCGATTGTACCAG GTGGTTACGCTACCGTCGGTGCAGCTGCATTCTCCGGTGCAGTGACCCACACAATCTCCGTCAGCGTTATCGTCTTCGAGATGACCGGTCAAATCACTCACATCGTTCCTATCATGATAGCAGTGTTGATCAGCAACGCGATCGCCGCTCTACTTCAGCCTAGCATATACGACAGCATCATTCTTATCAAAAAGTTGCCATATTTGCCGGATCTGTTGCCCTCCAGTTCGG GGATGTACAACGTTTACGTCGAGGACTTCATGGTACGGGACGTGAAGTACATCTGGCACGGTATCACCTATCAGAGATTGAAGGAGATCTTGAAGGAGAACCGCAAACTTCGTGGCTTTCCCCTGGTTGACAATCCGGACTCGATGATTCTGCTTGGCTCCATACAGAGGCTGGAGTTGATCAAACTAATCGAGAAGCACATAGGACGTGAAAGGAGGCTACAG GTAGCACAAAAGTGGCACAAAGAAGCGGAAGAAAGAGCCCGAGAGGAAATGGAACGACAACTGAGAGACCAAGAGAGGACGAGGAGACCGTCCAGGTTCGAGGTGATACCAGCGCCGGATATTCTCAAAATGCAGAGGCAAAGTGTTAACGATCTAACGATGTCACCAAACAACGGCACCGGTCCCGATCAT CACACCTACCACTCGCCGGTGTTCGGCTCGCAGCCGAAGAAATCGATCCTGAAGAAAACCAATTCCTTCACGTTGAAAGGATTCAGCCCGTTGGTCAGCCCGATCGTCACACCGTACACCACGGTCACCGGAGCGGAGAGCAG GATACGTTTGGCCTTCGAAGCgatctttcgcaagtctgccacCTTGCAGGACGTGGACCCCGACCCGGAGCTAGGATCTGGAAGCAGTGCGAGACGTGACAGCCAGGACGGCATGAACGTGCCACCTCACACGCCCATGTTGGCACCGAGTCCCGCAACCTCGAAAAAAGTGCAACTG CCCCGGGAGAGAGTGATAGACATGTCCGCGGAGGATCAGAAACGATGGGAGGAGAGCGAAATGGCATTGGAGGTCGACTTCTCCAGGTGTCACATAGATCCAGCACCGTTCCAGCTGGTCGAGAGGACATCGCTGCTGAAGGTGCACAGCCTCTTCAGCATGGTGGGAGTGAATCACGCTTACGTGACAGCTATCGGGAGGTTGGTCGGAGTTGTCGCGTTGAAAGAG CTAAGGAAAGCGATAGAGGACGCGAATGCCGGAATCTTGCCAATGCATCAAGAGTCCCATATCGGTTTGTCCAGCTCCAGCCTCACGAAGAGCGAGACGGACACCGAGAGCAAGAACGCCAGCACGATGAACTCCATTGCTTCCGTTGAGTGCGAGAAAGTGGAAAAAGTCTGA
- the Clc-a gene encoding chloride channel protein 2 isoform X2 yields the protein MKLDRSNMASSGSEGSQDYGLGYQNTLMYGRYTKDLGEYAKEEARKLKYHEKVRRKYDKTRAEGLRKSRRGPLCKKLLALLAFAWKHTGARLGEDWVFLALLGVIMALISYAMDRGISMCNNARIWLYQDLTHHPALQYLAWVVLPVCLILFSAGFVHIVAPQSIGSGIPEMKTILRGVALKEYLTFRTLVAKVIGLTATLGSGLPLGKEGPFVHIASIVATLLSKLVTSFQGIYENESRNCEMLAAACAVGVAACFAAPIGGVLFSIEVTTVYFAVRNYWRGFFAAVCGATMFRLLAIWFQREETITAMFATNFTMDFPFDPQELFVFALIGVGSGLGGAFYVWLHRQYVIFMRKNKSMNSFLQKNRFLYPGIVSLLVSSVSFPLGLGQFMAGDLNTHDQVYGLFTNFTWTKQELGVEEMNTVKHWSTAYTDVFTGLLGFVAFTFIFSIISSTVPVPSGIFIPVFKIGAALGRAVGEAMALWFPNGVRYGGIITPIVPGGYATVGAAAFSGAVTHTISVSVIVFEMTGQITHIVPIMIAVLISNAIAALLQPSIYDSIILIKKLPYLPDLLPSSSGMYNVYVEDFMVRDVKYIWHGITYQRLKEILKENRKLRGFPLVDNPDSMILLGSIQRLELIKLIEKHIGRERRLQVAQKWHKEAEERAREEMERQLRDQERTRRPSRFEVIPAPDILKMQRQSVNDLTMSPNNGTGPDHHTYHSPVFGSQPKKSILKKTNSFTLKGFSPLVSPIVTPYTTVTGAESRIRLAFEAIFRKSATLQDVDPDPELGSGSSARRDSQDGMNVPPHTPMLAPSPATSKKVQLPRERVIDMSAEDQKRWEESEMALEVDFSRCHIDPAPFQLVERTSLLKVHSLFSMVGVNHAYVTAIGRLVGVVALKELRKAIEDANAGILPMHQESHIGLSSSSLTKSETDTESKNASTMNSIASVECEKVEKV from the exons ATGTATGGTCGCTACACGAAGGATCTGGGTGAGTACGCAAAGGAAGAGGCACGGAAGCTCAAGTACCACGAGAAAGTGCGACGGAAGTATGACAAGACCAGGGCCGAGGGTCTCCGGAAGTCGAGGAGGGGACCACTGTGCAAGAAGTTGCTCGCGTTGCTGGCCTTCGCTTGGAAACACACCGGAGCAAGACTGGGCGAGGATTGGGTCTTCCTGGCGCTGCTGGGTGTCATCATGGCGCTGATCAGTTACGCCATGGACCGTGGAATATCCATGTGCAACAACG CCAGGATATGGCTGTATCAGGACCTCACGCATCATCCTGCGCTTCAGTACCTGGCCTGGGTGGTGCTACCAGTCTGCCTGATCCTCTTCAGCGCCGGTTTCGTGCACATCGTTGCGCCCCAGAGCATCGGGTCCGGCATTCCGGAAATGAAGACCATCCTGCGCGGTGTAGCACTGAAGGAGTACCTAACTTTCCGCACTCTGGTCGCCAAG GTGATAGGTCTGACCGCGACTCTGGGCTCAGGATTGCCATTGGGCAAGGAAGGTCCCTTCGTCCATATCGCCAGTATAGTGGCCACACTGCTCTCAAAATTGGTCACCAGCTTTCAAGGGATCTACGAGAACGAGAGTAGAAACTGTGAGATGCTGGCCGCTGCCTGCGCGGTAGGTGTGGCCGCATGTTTCGCTGCACCTATCGGTGGTGTCCTCTTCAGCATCGAAGTCACCACGGTGTACTTTGCCGTACGTAATTACTGGCGAGGATTCTTCGCGGCTGTCTGCGGCGCCACGATGTTCCGTTTGCTGGCCATCTGGTTCCAAAGGGAGGAGACGATCACCGCGATGTTCGCGACCAATTTCACCATGGACTTCCCATTCGATCCACAAGAGTTGTTCGTGTTCGCTCTGATCGGCGTTGGCAGCGGTCTCGGTGGTGCTTTCTATGTCTGGTTGCACAGACAGTACGTCATTTTTATGAGGAAGAACAAGAGCATGAACAGCTTTTTGCAGAAGAA TCGTTTTTTATACCCTGGCATCGTTTCCCTGCTGGTGTCATCCGTGTCGTTTCCCTTGGGGTTGGGCCAGTTCATGGCTGGTGACCTCAACACACACGATCAAGTGTACGGTTTGTTTACCAACTTCACCTGGACCAAACAAGAGCTCGGTGTCGAAGAGATGAACACGGTTAAACACTGGTCGACCGCGTACACCGACGTGTTCACAGGACTCCTTGGTTTCGTCGCGTTCACG TTCATCTTTTCCATTATAAGCTCGACCGTTCCCGTGCCATCGGGAATCTTCATCCCTGTGTTCAAGATCGGTGCTGCCCTGGGCAGAGCTGTAGGCGAAGCTATGGCCCTGTGGTTCCCGAACGGTGTTCGTTATGGCGGCATCATAACCCCGATTGTACCAG GTGGTTACGCTACCGTCGGTGCAGCTGCATTCTCCGGTGCAGTGACCCACACAATCTCCGTCAGCGTTATCGTCTTCGAGATGACCGGTCAAATCACTCACATCGTTCCTATCATGATAGCAGTGTTGATCAGCAACGCGATCGCCGCTCTACTTCAGCCTAGCATATACGACAGCATCATTCTTATCAAAAAGTTGCCATATTTGCCGGATCTGTTGCCCTCCAGTTCGG GGATGTACAACGTTTACGTCGAGGACTTCATGGTACGGGACGTGAAGTACATCTGGCACGGTATCACCTATCAGAGATTGAAGGAGATCTTGAAGGAGAACCGCAAACTTCGTGGCTTTCCCCTGGTTGACAATCCGGACTCGATGATTCTGCTTGGCTCCATACAGAGGCTGGAGTTGATCAAACTAATCGAGAAGCACATAGGACGTGAAAGGAGGCTACAG GTAGCACAAAAGTGGCACAAAGAAGCGGAAGAAAGAGCCCGAGAGGAAATGGAACGACAACTGAGAGACCAAGAGAGGACGAGGAGACCGTCCAGGTTCGAGGTGATACCAGCGCCGGATATTCTCAAAATGCAGAGGCAAAGTGTTAACGATCTAACGATGTCACCAAACAACGGCACCGGTCCCGATCAT CACACCTACCACTCGCCGGTGTTCGGCTCGCAGCCGAAGAAATCGATCCTGAAGAAAACCAATTCCTTCACGTTGAAAGGATTCAGCCCGTTGGTCAGCCCGATCGTCACACCGTACACCACGGTCACCGGAGCGGAGAGCAG GATACGTTTGGCCTTCGAAGCgatctttcgcaagtctgccacCTTGCAGGACGTGGACCCCGACCCGGAGCTAGGATCTGGAAGCAGTGCGAGACGTGACAGCCAGGACGGCATGAACGTGCCACCTCACACGCCCATGTTGGCACCGAGTCCCGCAACCTCGAAAAAAGTGCAACTG CCCCGGGAGAGAGTGATAGACATGTCCGCGGAGGATCAGAAACGATGGGAGGAGAGCGAAATGGCATTGGAGGTCGACTTCTCCAGGTGTCACATAGATCCAGCACCGTTCCAGCTGGTCGAGAGGACATCGCTGCTGAAGGTGCACAGCCTCTTCAGCATGGTGGGAGTGAATCACGCTTACGTGACAGCTATCGGGAGGTTGGTCGGAGTTGTCGCGTTGAAAGAG CTAAGGAAAGCGATAGAGGACGCGAATGCCGGAATCTTGCCAATGCATCAAGAGTCCCATATCGGTTTGTCCAGCTCCAGCCTCACGAAGAGCGAGACGGACACCGAGAGCAAGAACGCCAGCACGATGAACTCCATTGCTTCCGTTGAGTGCGAGAAAGTGGAAAAAGTCTGA
- the Clc-a gene encoding chloride channel protein 2 isoform X5 has product MEKQTTKKELLDETLHYHHPEGSEEEVDREWEEFSRLMAKFRENRRNRPHRPSQAFYPCPPPNADEDQQDFDPFDYINTIMYGRYTKDLGEYAKEEARKLKYHEKVRRKYDKTRAEGLRKSRRGPLCKKLLALLAFAWKHTGARLGEDWVFLALLGVIMALISYAMDRGISMCNNARIWLYQDLTHHPALQYLAWVVLPVCLILFSAGFVHIVAPQSIGSGIPEMKTILRGVALKEYLTFRTLVAKVIGLTATLGSGLPLGKEGPFVHIASIVATLLSKLVTSFQGIYENESRNCEMLAAACAVGVAACFAAPIGGVLFSIEVTTVYFAVRNYWRGFFAAVCGATMFRLLAIWFQREETITAMFATNFTMDFPFDPQELFVFALIGVGSGLGGAFYVWLHRQYVIFMRKNKSMNSFLQKNRFLYPGIVSLLVSSVSFPLGLGQFMAGDLNTHDQVYGLFTNFTWTKQELGVEEMNTVKHWSTAYTDVFTGLLGFVAFTFIFSIISSTVPVPSGIFIPVFKIGAALGRAVGEAMALWFPNGVRYGGIITPIVPGMYNVYVEDFMVRDVKYIWHGITYQRLKEILKENRKLRGFPLVDNPDSMILLGSIQRLELIKLIEKHIGRERRLQVAQKWHKEAEERAREEMERQLRDQERTRRPSRFEVIPAPDILKMQRQSVNDLTMSPNNGTGPDHHTYHSPVFGSQPKKSILKKTNSFTLKGFSPLVSPIVTPYTTVTGAESRIRLAFEAIFRKSATLQDVDPDPELGSGSSARRDSQDGMNVPPHTPMLAPSPATSKKVQLPRERVIDMSAEDQKRWEESEMALEVDFSRCHIDPAPFQLVERTSLLKVHSLFSMVGVNHAYVTAIGRLVGVVALKELRKAIEDANAGILPMHQESHIGLSSSSLTKSETDTESKNASTMNSIASVECEKVEKV; this is encoded by the exons ATGTATGGTCGCTACACGAAGGATCTGGGTGAGTACGCAAAGGAAGAGGCACGGAAGCTCAAGTACCACGAGAAAGTGCGACGGAAGTATGACAAGACCAGGGCCGAGGGTCTCCGGAAGTCGAGGAGGGGACCACTGTGCAAGAAGTTGCTCGCGTTGCTGGCCTTCGCTTGGAAACACACCGGAGCAAGACTGGGCGAGGATTGGGTCTTCCTGGCGCTGCTGGGTGTCATCATGGCGCTGATCAGTTACGCCATGGACCGTGGAATATCCATGTGCAACAACG CCAGGATATGGCTGTATCAGGACCTCACGCATCATCCTGCGCTTCAGTACCTGGCCTGGGTGGTGCTACCAGTCTGCCTGATCCTCTTCAGCGCCGGTTTCGTGCACATCGTTGCGCCCCAGAGCATCGGGTCCGGCATTCCGGAAATGAAGACCATCCTGCGCGGTGTAGCACTGAAGGAGTACCTAACTTTCCGCACTCTGGTCGCCAAG GTGATAGGTCTGACCGCGACTCTGGGCTCAGGATTGCCATTGGGCAAGGAAGGTCCCTTCGTCCATATCGCCAGTATAGTGGCCACACTGCTCTCAAAATTGGTCACCAGCTTTCAAGGGATCTACGAGAACGAGAGTAGAAACTGTGAGATGCTGGCCGCTGCCTGCGCGGTAGGTGTGGCCGCATGTTTCGCTGCACCTATCGGTGGTGTCCTCTTCAGCATCGAAGTCACCACGGTGTACTTTGCCGTACGTAATTACTGGCGAGGATTCTTCGCGGCTGTCTGCGGCGCCACGATGTTCCGTTTGCTGGCCATCTGGTTCCAAAGGGAGGAGACGATCACCGCGATGTTCGCGACCAATTTCACCATGGACTTCCCATTCGATCCACAAGAGTTGTTCGTGTTCGCTCTGATCGGCGTTGGCAGCGGTCTCGGTGGTGCTTTCTATGTCTGGTTGCACAGACAGTACGTCATTTTTATGAGGAAGAACAAGAGCATGAACAGCTTTTTGCAGAAGAA TCGTTTTTTATACCCTGGCATCGTTTCCCTGCTGGTGTCATCCGTGTCGTTTCCCTTGGGGTTGGGCCAGTTCATGGCTGGTGACCTCAACACACACGATCAAGTGTACGGTTTGTTTACCAACTTCACCTGGACCAAACAAGAGCTCGGTGTCGAAGAGATGAACACGGTTAAACACTGGTCGACCGCGTACACCGACGTGTTCACAGGACTCCTTGGTTTCGTCGCGTTCACG TTCATCTTTTCCATTATAAGCTCGACCGTTCCCGTGCCATCGGGAATCTTCATCCCTGTGTTCAAGATCGGTGCTGCCCTGGGCAGAGCTGTAGGCGAAGCTATGGCCCTGTGGTTCCCGAACGGTGTTCGTTATGGCGGCATCATAACCCCGATTGTACCAG GGATGTACAACGTTTACGTCGAGGACTTCATGGTACGGGACGTGAAGTACATCTGGCACGGTATCACCTATCAGAGATTGAAGGAGATCTTGAAGGAGAACCGCAAACTTCGTGGCTTTCCCCTGGTTGACAATCCGGACTCGATGATTCTGCTTGGCTCCATACAGAGGCTGGAGTTGATCAAACTAATCGAGAAGCACATAGGACGTGAAAGGAGGCTACAG GTAGCACAAAAGTGGCACAAAGAAGCGGAAGAAAGAGCCCGAGAGGAAATGGAACGACAACTGAGAGACCAAGAGAGGACGAGGAGACCGTCCAGGTTCGAGGTGATACCAGCGCCGGATATTCTCAAAATGCAGAGGCAAAGTGTTAACGATCTAACGATGTCACCAAACAACGGCACCGGTCCCGATCAT CACACCTACCACTCGCCGGTGTTCGGCTCGCAGCCGAAGAAATCGATCCTGAAGAAAACCAATTCCTTCACGTTGAAAGGATTCAGCCCGTTGGTCAGCCCGATCGTCACACCGTACACCACGGTCACCGGAGCGGAGAGCAG GATACGTTTGGCCTTCGAAGCgatctttcgcaagtctgccacCTTGCAGGACGTGGACCCCGACCCGGAGCTAGGATCTGGAAGCAGTGCGAGACGTGACAGCCAGGACGGCATGAACGTGCCACCTCACACGCCCATGTTGGCACCGAGTCCCGCAACCTCGAAAAAAGTGCAACTG CCCCGGGAGAGAGTGATAGACATGTCCGCGGAGGATCAGAAACGATGGGAGGAGAGCGAAATGGCATTGGAGGTCGACTTCTCCAGGTGTCACATAGATCCAGCACCGTTCCAGCTGGTCGAGAGGACATCGCTGCTGAAGGTGCACAGCCTCTTCAGCATGGTGGGAGTGAATCACGCTTACGTGACAGCTATCGGGAGGTTGGTCGGAGTTGTCGCGTTGAAAGAG CTAAGGAAAGCGATAGAGGACGCGAATGCCGGAATCTTGCCAATGCATCAAGAGTCCCATATCGGTTTGTCCAGCTCCAGCCTCACGAAGAGCGAGACGGACACCGAGAGCAAGAACGCCAGCACGATGAACTCCATTGCTTCCGTTGAGTGCGAGAAAGTGGAAAAAGTCTGA